In Pseudonocardia sp. C8, one genomic interval encodes:
- the metG gene encoding methionine--tRNA ligase, whose product MSNAVLTAVAWPYANGPRHIGHVSGFGVPSDVFARYRRMVGDRVLMVSGTDEHGTPIQVQADAEGLTPRQLADKYNDVITRDLQGLGLSYDLFTRTTTTNHYEVVQHLFTALYKNGYVVPKTQLGAISPSTGRTLPDRYIEGTCPICGYDGARGDQCDNCGNQLDPADLRNPRSRINGEVPEFVETEHFFLDLPAFSDALGSWLATRTDWRPNVLRFSANLVENLKPRAITRDLEWGVPVPLDGWSDNPMKKIYVWFDAVIGYLSASVEWARRGPDPDAWKQWWTDPAAQAYYFMGKDNITFHSVMWPAILLGHNGQGDRGGEPGAYGTLDLPSEVVSSEYLTMSGSKFSTSRGTVIYVGDFLREFGPDALRYHIAVAGPENQDVDFTWDEFVRRINFELANEWGNLVNRSISMAHKNVGAVPEPKAPAQADAELLAYAKAGFDTVGGLLARNRFKQASTEAMRVVTAANRYLSDQEPWKRKEDPDRRDTILHTALQVVQDANTLLTPFLPHSAQKVHEALGGTGVWAAQPERTEVADLGDGPAYPVLTGDYAAEQAHWGSTPIEVGRPLAKPTPIFAKLAPELGETGPEWAPIDR is encoded by the coding sequence ATGAGTAATGCCGTGCTGACCGCCGTGGCGTGGCCCTACGCCAACGGTCCCCGGCACATCGGCCACGTCTCCGGCTTCGGTGTGCCCTCCGACGTGTTCGCCCGGTACCGGCGAATGGTGGGGGACCGGGTGCTGATGGTCTCCGGCACCGACGAGCACGGCACCCCCATCCAGGTCCAGGCCGACGCCGAGGGCCTGACCCCGCGGCAGCTGGCGGACAAGTACAACGACGTGATCACCCGGGACCTGCAGGGCCTGGGCCTGTCCTACGACCTGTTCACCCGCACGACGACGACGAACCACTACGAGGTCGTGCAGCACCTGTTCACGGCCCTGTACAAGAACGGCTACGTCGTCCCGAAGACGCAGCTGGGCGCGATCAGCCCGTCGACCGGGCGCACCCTGCCGGACCGCTACATCGAGGGCACCTGCCCGATCTGCGGCTACGACGGCGCCCGCGGCGACCAGTGCGACAACTGCGGCAACCAGCTCGACCCGGCCGACCTGCGCAACCCGCGGTCGCGGATCAACGGCGAGGTCCCCGAGTTCGTCGAGACCGAGCACTTCTTCCTCGACCTGCCCGCGTTCTCCGACGCGCTCGGCTCCTGGCTGGCCACCCGCACCGACTGGCGGCCGAACGTGCTGCGGTTCTCCGCCAACCTGGTGGAGAACCTCAAGCCGCGGGCGATCACCCGGGACCTCGAGTGGGGCGTCCCGGTGCCGCTGGACGGCTGGTCGGACAACCCGATGAAGAAGATCTACGTCTGGTTCGACGCGGTCATCGGCTACCTGTCCGCGTCGGTGGAGTGGGCCCGCCGCGGGCCCGACCCGGACGCCTGGAAGCAGTGGTGGACCGACCCGGCCGCCCAGGCGTACTACTTCATGGGCAAGGACAACATCACCTTCCACTCGGTGATGTGGCCGGCGATCCTGCTCGGGCACAACGGGCAGGGCGACCGCGGCGGCGAGCCCGGCGCCTACGGGACGCTCGACCTGCCCAGCGAGGTCGTGTCGTCGGAGTACCTGACGATGAGCGGGTCGAAGTTCTCCACCAGCCGCGGCACCGTGATCTACGTCGGCGACTTCCTGCGGGAGTTCGGGCCGGATGCGCTGCGCTACCACATCGCCGTCGCCGGGCCGGAGAACCAGGACGTCGACTTCACCTGGGACGAGTTCGTCCGCCGGATCAACTTCGAGCTGGCCAACGAGTGGGGCAACCTGGTCAACCGGTCCATCTCGATGGCGCACAAGAACGTGGGCGCGGTCCCGGAGCCGAAGGCCCCGGCCCAGGCCGACGCCGAGCTGCTCGCCTACGCCAAGGCCGGGTTCGACACGGTCGGCGGGCTGCTCGCCCGGAACCGGTTCAAGCAGGCCTCGACCGAGGCGATGCGGGTGGTCACCGCCGCCAACCGGTACCTGTCCGACCAGGAGCCGTGGAAGCGCAAGGAGGACCCGGACCGCCGGGACACGATCCTGCACACCGCGCTGCAGGTCGTGCAGGACGCCAACACCCTGCTCACCCCGTTCCTGCCGCACTCGGCGCAGAAGGTGCACGAGGCACTCGGCGGCACCGGGGTGTGGGCGGCGCAGCCGGAGCGCACGGAGGTCGCCGACCTCGGTGACGGCCCCGCGTACCCGGTGCTGACCGGGGACTACGCGGCCGAGCAGGCACACTGGGGGTCCACCCCGATCGAGGTCGGCCGGCCACTGGCCAAGCCGACGCCGATCTTCGCGAAGCTGGCGCCGGAGCTGGGGGAGACGGGCCCCGAGTGGGCCCCGATCGACCGGTGA